In the Paenibacillus sp. FSL H7-0357 genome, one interval contains:
- a CDS encoding acyl-CoA thioesterase, producing the protein MDEQNTPQVAPAFKYSRESRVFKTGRVFPNDVNNHKTLFGGKLMSTIDEVASISAMRHCRTNVVTASADSVDFLLPIRPTDSVCFESFVSWTGRTSIEVFVKIISENLYTGERVVAATSFLTFVAVHEDGTPAPVPAIIPETDEEKLISESANERSELRKLRRTNSKKLASQLSTTKYWE; encoded by the coding sequence ATGGATGAACAAAACACCCCACAAGTCGCGCCCGCCTTTAAATACAGCCGTGAATCCCGCGTGTTCAAAACCGGCCGCGTCTTCCCGAATGATGTCAACAACCACAAAACCCTGTTTGGCGGCAAGCTGATGAGCACCATTGATGAAGTTGCCTCTATCTCGGCTATGCGCCATTGCCGCACGAATGTGGTAACCGCCTCTGCTGACTCCGTTGACTTTCTTCTGCCAATCAGACCTACGGACTCCGTGTGCTTCGAATCCTTCGTCTCCTGGACAGGACGCACAAGTATCGAGGTGTTTGTGAAGATTATCTCGGAGAACTTATACACAGGCGAGCGTGTTGTCGCCGCTACGTCATTCCTGACCTTTGTAGCGGTGCACGAGGATGGCACACCTGCTCCAGTTCCGGCTATTATCCCCGAGACCGATGAAGAGAAGCTGATCAGCGAATCTGCCAATGAACGTTCAGAGCTGCGCAAACTAAGACGGACAAACAGCAAAAAGCTGGCTTCACAATTGAGCACCACCAAGTACTGGGAATAA
- a CDS encoding phosphatase PAP2 family protein, with protein sequence MKHLFMKLHLWERQVFKWINGRLHNPFLNFWLFYLTHLGGATSAIGINVLIWALSPQPLRTTGLQALTALAVSHLPVAVAKKLYPRMRPYLALPGTNTFHNPLKDHSFPSGHTTAIFASTVPYMAAYPALTVFLLPLAAIVGFSRIYLGLHYPSDVLAGAVIGTGVAAGTVVLWI encoded by the coding sequence ATGAAACATTTATTCATGAAACTACATCTCTGGGAACGGCAAGTTTTCAAGTGGATCAACGGACGATTGCACAACCCTTTTTTGAACTTTTGGCTTTTCTATCTTACCCACCTGGGCGGAGCAACAAGCGCCATCGGTATCAATGTGCTGATCTGGGCGCTCTCACCCCAGCCTTTGAGAACAACGGGACTCCAGGCTCTCACGGCTCTGGCTGTCAGCCACCTGCCCGTCGCTGTTGCTAAAAAGTTATACCCGCGCATGCGTCCTTATCTGGCGCTGCCGGGAACGAATACGTTTCACAATCCGCTTAAAGATCATTCTTTTCCATCAGGTCATACTACAGCTATCTTCGCCTCAACGGTACCTTATATGGCGGCTTACCCTGCCTTGACCGTTTTCCTGCTGCCGCTGGCCGCTATTGTCGGTTTCTCCCGCATTTATTTGGGACTGCATTACCCTTCTGACGTTCTTGCAGGAGCAGTTATCGGCACTGGCGTTGCGGCAGGCACCGTTGTTTTATGGATCTGA
- a CDS encoding ABC transporter permease, with product MDLQTLGQLLNTTLVFSTALIFAALGGIFSERSGVVNIGLEGLMMFGAFAAAVGGYYAQDAGMGAWAPWVGVICAMAVGVIGSLIHAVAAITFKADQTISGTVINFLAAGSTLYIVKLLFDGAGETPLLDGFKKIPVPGLSKIPVIGEGIFNSYPTTYLAIVLVIVIYFVLFKTPFGLRLRAVGEHPSAADTLGVNVKRMRYIGVMLSGLLAGIGGATITLTTTGTFGHNTISGQGFIAIAAMIFGKWNPLGAFAAAVFFGFSQAIRNYVQLFEWSNSIPQEFIFMIPYVLTIIVLVSAVGRSSAPKALGEPYDPSKR from the coding sequence ATGGATCTGCAGACGTTAGGACAACTGCTCAATACAACGCTTGTATTCTCCACAGCGCTCATTTTTGCCGCGCTGGGCGGCATCTTCTCTGAACGCTCCGGGGTAGTTAATATCGGTCTTGAAGGTTTGATGATGTTTGGTGCCTTTGCGGCAGCCGTGGGCGGATATTATGCCCAGGATGCCGGAATGGGGGCATGGGCTCCGTGGGTTGGTGTGATTTGCGCTATGGCTGTGGGTGTGATTGGCTCATTGATTCATGCGGTGGCCGCAATTACCTTTAAAGCCGATCAGACGATCAGCGGTACGGTAATTAACTTCCTTGCTGCCGGCAGCACGCTTTATATAGTTAAGCTGCTTTTTGACGGCGCTGGTGAAACACCGCTGCTGGATGGCTTCAAAAAAATACCGGTGCCAGGTCTTTCGAAGATTCCGGTTATTGGCGAAGGGATTTTTAATTCCTATCCAACAACCTATTTGGCGATTGTGCTGGTTATTGTCATTTACTTTGTGCTGTTTAAGACTCCGTTTGGCCTTCGCTTGCGCGCAGTTGGCGAACATCCGAGTGCTGCAGATACGCTGGGTGTCAATGTAAAGCGGATGAGATATATCGGAGTTATGCTGAGTGGCCTGCTGGCCGGTATCGGCGGAGCGACAATTACGCTGACGACTACAGGTACCTTTGGGCACAATACGATCTCCGGTCAAGGTTTTATCGCCATTGCAGCGATGATCTTCGGCAAATGGAATCCGCTTGGTGCATTTGCAGCCGCAGTATTCTTCGGATTCTCCCAGGCTATCCGCAACTATGTGCAGTTGTTTGAATGGTCCAATAGTATCCCTCAGGAATTTATCTTTATGATTCCTTATGTATTGACGATTATAGTACTGGTAAGTGCTGTCGGCCGCTCTTCGGCGCCAAAAGCGCTCGGTGAGCCATACGATCCCAGCAAACGTTAG
- a CDS encoding ABC transporter ATP-binding protein encodes MSAAAPVVELKQITKRFPGIVANDSISLTLEKGEIHALLGENGAGKSTLMNIVFGLYQPDEGSIEIDGKPVIIDSPNKAIELGIGMVHQHFKLVEPFTVTENIVLGMEPKKGLKIDYKSASEQVRKLSEQYGLQVNPNAKIHDISVGMQQRVEIMKTLYRGADILIFDEPTAVLTPQEITELMAIMKRLVAEGKSIILITHKLKEIMQISDRVTIIRRGKVIDTVKTAGTNPNELAEKMVGRGVTFKVDKQAPHVGSSVLKLSNVSSKSKEGVSVLNGLSFEVKAGEILGIAGVDGNGQSELIQAITGLRKIDSGSITVSGKEISNLSPRKISEMNVSHIPEDRHKHGLVLDFSVSENMVLETYYKSPYNQSGFLKKDVINQHAEDLVKQFDVRTPSIENKARSLSGGNQQKAIIAREIDKNPTLLIAAQPTRGLDVGAIEFVQKQLIAQRDQGKAVLLISFELDEIMNVSDRIAVIYEGQIVGEVLPQDTNDQELGLMMAGSLKRGGKAGA; translated from the coding sequence ATGAGTGCTGCGGCTCCTGTCGTAGAGTTGAAGCAAATTACAAAACGCTTTCCCGGTATTGTAGCGAACGACTCTATAAGTCTGACGCTGGAAAAAGGGGAGATCCATGCGCTGCTCGGTGAGAACGGTGCAGGCAAGTCCACCTTGATGAATATCGTATTCGGACTATACCAGCCCGATGAAGGCAGCATCGAAATCGACGGGAAACCGGTTATTATCGATAGCCCTAATAAAGCTATTGAGCTTGGCATTGGTATGGTCCACCAACATTTCAAGCTTGTAGAGCCTTTTACGGTCACCGAGAACATTGTTCTGGGCATGGAACCGAAAAAAGGACTTAAAATCGACTATAAATCCGCTTCTGAGCAGGTTCGCAAACTATCGGAGCAATATGGCTTGCAGGTCAATCCGAATGCCAAAATTCATGACATTTCGGTCGGCATGCAGCAGCGGGTAGAGATTATGAAAACCCTGTATCGCGGAGCGGATATACTTATATTCGACGAGCCTACCGCTGTATTGACGCCGCAGGAGATTACTGAGCTTATGGCGATCATGAAGCGGCTCGTTGCAGAGGGCAAATCCATTATTCTAATTACACATAAGCTTAAAGAAATCATGCAGATTTCCGATCGGGTTACAATCATCCGTCGTGGTAAGGTGATTGATACCGTTAAGACTGCCGGGACGAATCCGAATGAGCTGGCCGAAAAAATGGTCGGACGCGGCGTGACATTCAAAGTGGACAAGCAGGCTCCGCATGTGGGATCCAGCGTCCTTAAGCTATCCAATGTCAGCAGCAAGAGCAAGGAAGGCGTATCTGTGCTGAATGGCCTCAGCTTTGAAGTGAAGGCCGGTGAAATCCTTGGGATTGCAGGCGTTGACGGCAACGGACAAAGTGAGCTGATCCAGGCCATCACGGGACTCCGCAAAATTGATTCCGGTTCTATTACCGTATCCGGCAAAGAAATTTCCAACCTGTCTCCACGCAAAATCTCGGAAATGAATGTATCCCATATTCCGGAAGACCGTCATAAACACGGGCTTGTGCTCGATTTCAGTGTAAGTGAAAATATGGTATTGGAAACGTACTACAAGAGTCCGTATAACCAGTCTGGCTTCCTGAAGAAAGACGTAATCAATCAGCATGCCGAAGATTTGGTCAAACAGTTTGATGTGCGTACGCCTTCCATTGAGAACAAAGCCCGCTCTTTGTCAGGCGGTAATCAGCAAAAAGCGATTATTGCGCGGGAAATAGACAAAAATCCGACACTCCTGATTGCGGCTCAGCCGACACGTGGTCTTGATGTCGGAGCGATTGAGTTCGTTCAGAAGCAACTGATTGCCCAACGTGATCAGGGCAAAGCTGTGCTGCTGATTTCTTTCGAGCTGGATGAGATTATGAATGTTTCCGACAGAATAGCCGTTATCTATGAAGGGCAAATCGTCGGCGAAGTATTGCCGCAGGATACGAATGACCAGGAACTGGGTCTGATGATGGCGGGCAGCTTGAAGCGGGGGGGGAAAGCGGGTGCATAG
- a CDS encoding UDP-N-acetylglucosamine--LPS N-acetylglucosamine transferase: MRKKRVLLLSEGFGAGHTQAAYALSSSLRKLSPQVQTKVLELGNFLNPKLAPLVVSAYRKTVTTQPRLMGYVYRHQKSFNRLTTLALHRLFYTHTQNIVKQLKPDIIVCTHFIPSAVVSRLKRLDPAFKAPLVTVITDYDAHATWISPEVDRYLVSTPEVKAKLRRRNVSAAKIQVTGMPVHPNFWEHPGRAEILEQFGLQDLPTVMVMGGGWGMMNDEVVNEALASWREKVQIVFCLGTNDKLLSEMNEDHRYIHPNISLIGFTREIDKLMEVSDLLVTKPGGMTCSEGLAKGIPMLFHHPLPGQEEENCRYFTAAGLGEPISSLDVVDKRMERLLYNYEDVQAKRKTHLEEIARFHPLQSAQSIIDMLE; encoded by the coding sequence TTGCGCAAAAAAAGAGTTTTATTGCTGTCGGAAGGTTTTGGCGCAGGACATACGCAGGCAGCTTACGCGCTGTCGAGCAGCCTGCGCAAGTTATCGCCCCAAGTGCAAACGAAGGTGCTGGAGCTAGGAAATTTCCTGAATCCAAAGCTGGCGCCTCTTGTTGTGTCGGCATACCGCAAAACAGTGACGACCCAGCCCCGCTTGATGGGGTACGTGTACCGTCACCAGAAATCATTTAATCGTCTTACCACGCTTGCCTTGCACCGCTTATTTTATACACATACGCAAAATATTGTGAAGCAGCTGAAGCCCGATATTATCGTCTGCACCCACTTTATTCCCAGCGCTGTGGTGTCCCGCCTGAAACGGCTGGATCCGGCCTTCAAAGCGCCGCTCGTTACGGTGATCACGGATTATGATGCCCATGCCACCTGGATCAGCCCTGAGGTAGACCGGTATCTGGTGTCCACTCCGGAGGTCAAAGCCAAGCTGCGCCGGCGAAACGTATCCGCCGCCAAAATCCAGGTTACCGGCATGCCGGTTCACCCCAACTTCTGGGAGCATCCCGGAAGAGCGGAAATTCTGGAGCAATTCGGCCTGCAGGACTTGCCGACGGTTATGGTTATGGGCGGGGGCTGGGGCATGATGAACGATGAGGTCGTGAACGAAGCGCTGGCGAGCTGGCGGGAGAAAGTCCAGATTGTCTTTTGTCTCGGCACGAATGATAAACTGCTGAGCGAGATGAACGAGGACCACCGGTACATTCATCCCAATATCTCCCTGATCGGGTTTACCCGCGAGATTGACAAGCTGATGGAGGTATCCGATCTGCTCGTTACCAAGCCAGGAGGAATGACCTGCAGCGAAGGGCTGGCCAAGGGTATCCCCATGCTCTTCCATCACCCCCTGCCAGGTCAGGAAGAGGAGAACTGCCGCTACTTCACGGCTGCAGGTCTTGGAGAACCGATTTCATCGCTGGATGTAGTCGACAAACGGATGGAGCGGCTGCTCTACAACTATGAGGACGTGCAGGCCAAACGAAAAACCCATCTGGAAGAGATCGCCAGGTTTCATCCGCTGCAAAGCGCCCAAAGCATTATTGATATGCTCGAATAA
- a CDS encoding GNAT family N-acetyltransferase produces the protein MIRYRRPKQDDTVILDLIEKQLVPLSHLPQTVINQVRKDLPRRLGQGVTLVACPDYESDPLGFVHFMLHGDLLYIDMLAVAPAARRKHWGNMLMDRAERFALSRGCQRAKVAVDTGNTAGISFYQKMGYRVARYQAQNYCYEFEKQFN, from the coding sequence ATGATTCGTTACCGTAGACCCAAGCAGGACGACACCGTCATTCTGGATCTGATTGAAAAGCAGCTCGTCCCTTTATCCCATCTCCCCCAAACCGTAATTAATCAGGTAAGAAAAGATCTGCCCCGCCGCTTGGGGCAAGGAGTTACACTGGTAGCCTGCCCAGACTATGAGAGCGATCCGCTGGGGTTTGTCCACTTTATGCTGCACGGTGATCTGCTGTATATTGATATGCTAGCCGTAGCCCCTGCAGCTAGGCGCAAACATTGGGGGAATATGCTCATGGACCGCGCAGAGCGATTTGCATTATCTCGCGGTTGTCAGCGGGCCAAGGTTGCTGTTGATACTGGAAATACTGCCGGTATTTCCTTTTATCAAAAAATGGGCTACAGAGTAGCCCGTTATCAGGCGCAAAACTACTGTTATGAGTTTGAAAAGCAGTTCAATTGA
- a CDS encoding ABC transporter permease, whose product MHRLKKIFATDSYIVPIVAIIMGFLVGAVVMLVGGYDPILAYSSLFQRVFGSAYDFGEAIREMTPLMFTGLAVAFAFRSGMFNIGADGQVLIGMTAASVIGIKLAGLPPFLLVPLAVIAAGLCGGLWAGIAGFLKAKRGINEVITTIMLNWIALYLANYIVKTFLLLPKQNRSEDIPASLSMNFLNSLFDNARLHWGTVIALAAALFFYVYLWKTKQGYEMRAVGLNPHAAEYAGMNVGRNVVKAMFISGAFAGLAGAGEVLGVFHYQSVFAASPGYGFDGIAVALLGLTHPLGVVLAAILYGILTYGSAGMSFGADVPPDLIRIVIGSIIFFIAAQGIVRWVLKPFYFKRKKEKVL is encoded by the coding sequence GTGCATAGACTGAAAAAAATATTTGCGACAGACAGCTATATTGTGCCGATTGTTGCAATAATAATGGGTTTCCTGGTAGGAGCTGTCGTGATGCTGGTCGGCGGATATGACCCTATCCTCGCTTATTCATCCCTGTTCCAGCGTGTATTTGGCAGTGCTTATGATTTCGGTGAGGCAATACGTGAAATGACGCCGCTGATGTTTACCGGGCTTGCCGTAGCATTTGCCTTCCGCTCAGGAATGTTTAACATTGGTGCGGATGGTCAAGTGCTTATCGGTATGACCGCCGCTTCAGTGATCGGTATTAAGCTGGCTGGCCTGCCGCCATTCTTGCTGGTCCCGCTTGCTGTTATCGCTGCAGGGCTCTGCGGCGGTCTGTGGGCCGGAATAGCCGGATTCCTTAAGGCGAAACGCGGCATTAATGAAGTTATCACTACCATTATGCTGAACTGGATCGCGCTCTATCTGGCAAATTACATTGTCAAAACATTTTTGCTCCTTCCAAAGCAAAACCGTTCGGAGGATATTCCCGCTTCGCTTTCCATGAACTTCTTGAATTCTCTGTTTGATAACGCCCGTCTGCACTGGGGTACAGTTATTGCGCTTGCTGCAGCGCTGTTCTTCTACGTGTACTTATGGAAGACCAAACAGGGATATGAAATGCGTGCGGTTGGACTCAATCCGCATGCCGCAGAATATGCCGGGATGAATGTTGGACGCAATGTAGTGAAGGCGATGTTCATCAGTGGCGCCTTCGCCGGGCTGGCGGGAGCAGGTGAGGTGCTGGGCGTATTCCACTATCAATCTGTCTTCGCAGCCTCGCCGGGTTATGGATTTGACGGCATCGCCGTCGCGCTTCTTGGACTGACTCATCCGCTTGGAGTCGTACTGGCCGCTATCCTATATGGAATACTGACGTATGGTTCGGCAGGCATGAGCTTTGGAGCAGATGTTCCACCGGACCTGATCCGTATCGTAATCGGTTCAATTATATTCTTTATTGCGGCACAAGGAATTGTCCGCTGGGTGCTTAAACCGTTTTACTTCAAGCGCAAGAAAGAGAAGGTGTTATAG
- the rpmI gene encoding 50S ribosomal protein L35, with the protein MPKMKTHSSLKGRFKITGTGKVLRYKAHKNHLLSHKSKRAKRVLNGNPVMAPGDVRRLKQGLANLK; encoded by the coding sequence ATGCCTAAAATGAAAACACATAGCAGCCTGAAAGGCCGCTTCAAAATTACCGGAACTGGTAAAGTACTGCGTTACAAAGCTCACAAGAACCACTTGCTGTCCCACAAATCGAAACGCGCTAAACGCGTATTGAACGGCAATCCAGTAATGGCCCCTGGGGATGTAAGACGTTTGAAACAAGGACTCGCTAACTTGAAATAG
- the rplT gene encoding 50S ribosomal protein L20: MARVKGGFVVRRRHKKVLKLAKGYFGSKHRIFKTANEQVMKSMVYAYRDRRQTKRNFRRLWIVRINAAARLNGLSYSKLVFGLKLAGVEVNRKMLADLAVNDLNAFNSLAVVAKEKINA; this comes from the coding sequence ATGGCAAGAGTTAAAGGCGGATTTGTAGTTCGTCGTAGACATAAAAAAGTGTTGAAATTGGCAAAGGGTTATTTCGGTTCCAAGCACCGCATTTTCAAAACAGCTAACGAGCAAGTAATGAAATCGATGGTTTACGCATACCGTGACCGTCGTCAAACTAAACGTAACTTCCGCAGACTGTGGATCGTTCGTATTAACGCAGCAGCTCGTTTGAACGGCCTGTCCTACAGCAAGCTTGTATTCGGCCTTAAATTGGCTGGCGTAGAAGTGAACCGTAAAATGCTGGCTGACCTGGCAGTAAACGATCTTAACGCATTCAACTCCCTGGCTGTTGTAGCCAAAGAGAAGATTAACGCGTAA
- the infC gene encoding translation initiation factor IF-3, which produces MINDEIRAKEVRLVGAEGEQIGIKPIREALQMAIDLNLDLVNVAPQAKPPVCRIMDYGKFRYETQKKEKEARKNQKIVDLKEVWFRANIEEHDYQTKFRNVIKFLGEGDKVKCSVRFRGREITHASIGQKILERVKTEVEDISVVERQPKLEGRSMIMILAPKAQ; this is translated from the coding sequence ATGATCAATGATGAAATTCGGGCCAAAGAGGTTCGGTTGGTTGGAGCGGAAGGCGAGCAAATCGGAATTAAGCCGATCCGCGAAGCGTTGCAAATGGCGATTGATCTTAATCTTGATTTAGTCAACGTAGCACCGCAGGCGAAACCGCCGGTATGCCGCATCATGGATTACGGCAAGTTCCGTTATGAAACACAGAAGAAAGAGAAGGAAGCACGCAAGAACCAGAAGATCGTGGATCTTAAAGAAGTATGGTTCCGTGCCAACATTGAGGAACATGATTACCAAACCAAGTTCCGCAATGTGATTAAGTTCCTGGGCGAAGGCGATAAAGTGAAGTGCTCCGTTCGTTTCCGCGGACGTGAGATTACCCACGCTAGCATCGGCCAGAAAATCCTGGAACGTGTTAAGACCGAAGTGGAAGATATCTCTGTTGTTGAGCGCCAGCCTAAGCTGGAAGGCCGCAGCATGATTATGATTCTGGCTCCTAAAGCCCAATAA
- a CDS encoding BMP family lipoprotein, protein MKKVFKLSLVMLMATSVILAGCGNKKDGASDVKVGLVTDVGGVNDKSFNQSAWEALEALNKESGVEIKYLQSKANADYVPNLNQFVKGGYDLTWGIGFDLGDALLEVAKANPDAKLAIIDSVVDAPNVESVTFSENEGSFLVGVVAGLTTKTNKVAFIGGMDSPVIKRFEVGFTAGVEAVNPEATVTNTYAGAYDKPDTGKSLAATLYDAGNDIIFPAAGATGNGVFNEAKSRNDAGGDKVWVIGVDKDQSIEFGDDVTLTSMIKRVDEAVKKVSQQVVDGTFKGGTTTVLGLKDNGVGLPETSKANVSEEILAKVEDFKKQIIDGKITVPSE, encoded by the coding sequence ATGAAAAAGGTTTTCAAATTGTCGCTCGTTATGTTGATGGCAACCAGTGTCATTTTGGCAGGTTGCGGTAACAAAAAAGACGGCGCATCCGACGTTAAGGTAGGGCTGGTTACAGACGTAGGCGGGGTAAACGATAAATCGTTTAACCAATCTGCCTGGGAAGCCCTGGAAGCTCTTAATAAAGAATCCGGTGTGGAAATTAAATATCTGCAAAGTAAAGCCAACGCAGACTATGTGCCAAACCTTAACCAATTCGTAAAAGGCGGCTACGATCTGACTTGGGGGATCGGCTTTGACCTTGGAGACGCTTTGCTGGAAGTAGCTAAAGCCAATCCGGATGCCAAACTGGCAATCATCGATAGCGTTGTAGACGCTCCAAATGTTGAGTCCGTTACTTTCTCTGAGAATGAAGGTTCCTTCCTGGTGGGTGTTGTTGCCGGTTTGACAACTAAAACTAACAAAGTGGCCTTTATAGGCGGTATGGACAGCCCGGTTATCAAACGTTTTGAAGTTGGCTTCACGGCTGGCGTAGAAGCAGTTAATCCTGAAGCAACAGTAACGAATACTTATGCAGGCGCTTATGACAAGCCTGATACAGGTAAATCCCTGGCTGCTACCCTGTACGATGCCGGTAACGACATCATCTTCCCTGCTGCCGGCGCAACTGGCAACGGCGTGTTCAATGAAGCTAAATCCCGCAATGATGCAGGCGGCGATAAAGTATGGGTAATCGGTGTAGACAAAGACCAATCCATAGAATTTGGCGACGATGTAACTTTGACTTCCATGATCAAACGTGTTGACGAAGCAGTTAAGAAGGTTTCCCAACAAGTAGTTGACGGAACATTCAAAGGCGGCACTACAACCGTACTGGGTCTGAAAGACAACGGCGTGGGCCTTCCTGAAACATCAAAAGCCAACGTATCCGAAGAAATTCTGGCTAAAGTTGAGGATTTCAAAAAACAAATCATCGATGGCAAGATTACTGTTCCATCCGAGTAA
- a CDS encoding glycosyltransferase family 2 protein has protein sequence MTDALFVTLQVILAAIAVYQFTLSLFGLRKKKNKVQFGPEKSFAVLVAAHNEEEVVGALMENLKQLNYPQELYDVFVICDNCTDGTARIVREHGMNACVRTNTNLRGKGYAIEWMLKELWAMPRQYDAVVMFDADNLAHTEFLTEMNNDLCAGGRVIQGYIDTKNPEDSWITAAYGVSYWYINRLWQLSRHNLNMANFLGGTGMCFETNLLKEMGWGATSLVEDLEFTMRSASKGVFPKFNYDAKVFDEKPLTFKASSRQRLRWMQGHFTVARRYFFPLLWQAIKERSLTKLDLALYGVNVYIVLLTFLMTAVMWVDTSLLNGPHIANIYGYLPLWLSFFAVGANIITFLLAMALEKVKFKKVYLYLLVFPVYLLSWYPITFYAFFTQNNKQWSHTKHTRVVRLEEVQSKQG, from the coding sequence ATGACAGACGCATTGTTTGTTACGCTCCAAGTGATCTTGGCGGCAATCGCAGTCTATCAGTTCACATTATCGTTGTTTGGACTGCGCAAGAAAAAGAATAAGGTACAGTTCGGGCCGGAAAAATCATTTGCTGTATTGGTTGCCGCGCACAACGAGGAAGAAGTCGTCGGCGCATTGATGGAGAATTTGAAACAGCTTAATTATCCCCAAGAGTTGTACGATGTATTTGTCATCTGCGACAATTGTACAGACGGCACCGCAAGAATTGTGCGCGAGCACGGAATGAATGCCTGTGTCCGCACCAATACCAACCTTCGGGGCAAGGGTTACGCAATCGAATGGATGCTCAAGGAACTATGGGCGATGCCGAGACAGTATGATGCAGTTGTCATGTTCGACGCCGACAACCTTGCACATACCGAATTCCTCACAGAGATGAATAATGATCTCTGCGCAGGCGGGCGCGTAATTCAAGGCTATATTGATACAAAGAATCCGGAGGATTCATGGATTACTGCTGCATACGGTGTATCTTACTGGTACATCAACCGTTTGTGGCAGCTGTCGCGCCATAATTTGAACATGGCCAACTTCCTGGGCGGAACCGGCATGTGCTTCGAAACCAATCTGCTTAAAGAGATGGGCTGGGGAGCAACAAGCCTTGTCGAGGATTTGGAGTTTACGATGCGCAGCGCATCCAAAGGCGTATTTCCAAAATTCAACTATGACGCCAAGGTATTTGATGAGAAGCCGCTCACGTTCAAAGCATCCTCCAGACAGCGGCTGCGCTGGATGCAGGGACACTTTACAGTGGCCCGCCGCTACTTCTTCCCTTTGCTGTGGCAAGCCATTAAAGAACGCAGCCTGACGAAGCTGGATCTCGCGCTGTATGGGGTGAATGTCTACATCGTGCTGCTGACGTTCCTGATGACTGCTGTAATGTGGGTAGATACTTCGCTGCTTAATGGTCCGCATATTGCCAATATTTATGGTTATTTGCCGTTGTGGCTCAGCTTCTTTGCAGTCGGCGCCAATATTATCACCTTCCTGCTGGCCATGGCGCTGGAGAAGGTCAAGTTCAAAAAAGTGTATCTTTACCTGCTGGTCTTTCCGGTGTATCTGCTTTCCTGGTATCCAATTACGTTCTATGCCTTCTTCACGCAGAACAACAAGCAATGGAGCCATACCAAGCACACGCGTGTCGTGAGGCTTGAGGAAGTTCAGAGCAAGCAAGGATAA